Proteins encoded in a region of the Vicia villosa cultivar HV-30 ecotype Madison, WI linkage group LG5, Vvil1.0, whole genome shotgun sequence genome:
- the LOC131606938 gene encoding uncharacterized protein LOC131606938 isoform X1, whose protein sequence is MISEENNKPVTDEDHDASLPVAHKDSDDSKGITEEITHVPPRKKQNLLLEIPTRTPEECSQDYVAIKIPMTPSPTPKRVNFLMTSRSVDAPMNNSPGSATSKGKSSLRNILPKLSFRSRTPADTEKANASAPDSGSREKPLISRSLSFSKIFTPRMKRTSSLPLEEIGHSNTESTHGGNGSVGGPLSQKRETRLKIARSLSMPANNKKDKSLRRMDSFFRVVSSTPRVKEGNELLSRSPAKDTEIEDAEDGEDIAEEEAVCRICLVELCEGGETFKLECSCKGELALAHQECAIKWFSIKGNRTCDVCKEDVRNLPVTLLRIQSVRNRFTGASRSQLEDVNGYRVWQEVPVLVIVSMLAYFCFLEQLLVTKMGTGAIAISLPFSCVLGLLSSMTSSTMVKSRFIWIYASFQFALVVLFAHIFYSLVHVQAVLSILLATFAGFGVVMSVSSFLVELFRWRRRRQASLEQQHGPLPITQAGQQPRPANTPRSGESNHNQSIVQN, encoded by the exons ATGATTTCTGAAGAAAATAATAAACCTGTCACTGATGAAGATCATGATGCTTCTCTTCCTGTTGCTCATAAg GATAGTGATGATTCGAAGGGGATAACGGAAGAAATCACGCATGTTCCTCCCCGGAAGAAGCAGAATCTTCTCTTGGAAATACCAACAAGAACACCAGAAGAGTGTTCACAGGATTATGTTGCAATCAAAATTCCAATGACACCGAGTCCTACTCCTAAGAGAGTGAATTTTCTGATGACTTCTCGGTCGGTCGATGCTCCGATGAATAATTCTCCTGGATCTGCAACATCAAAAGGAAAATCATCGTTAAGAAACATCCTACCGAAATTGAGCTTCAGGAGTAGGACACCAGCAGATACTGAAAAGGCGAACGCATCAGCTCCGGATTCAGGCTCTCGAGAAAAGCCTTTGATCTCGAGATCATTGTCGTTTAGTAAGATATTTACTCCTAGGATGAAAAGAACTTCATCATTGCCATTAGAAGAAATTGGACATTCAAATACTGAATCCACTCATGGTGGAAATGGAAGTGTTGGTGGTCCTTTGAGT CAGAAAAGAGAGACTCGACTTAAGATAGCGCGCTCTCTTTCAATGCCTGCCAACAACAAGAAGGACAAAAGCCTAAGGAGGATGGATTCTTTTTTTCGCGTCGTTTCTTCTACTCCCCGAGTAAAGGAAGGAAATGAATTGTTGAGCAGGTCTCCAGCAAAGGATACTG AAATCGAAGATGCTGAAGATGGCGAAGATATAGCTGAAGAGGAGGCAGTGTGTAGAATTTGTCTGGTTGAATTATGTGAAGGAGGCGAGACATTCAAGTTGGAATGTAGCTGCAAAGGTGAACTTGCTTTGGCTCACCAAGAATGTGCCATTAAATGGTTTAGTATAAAGGGTAATAGAACTTGTGATGTCTGCAAAGAGGATGTTAGAAACCTTCCTGTCACTCTGTTACGGATTCAAAGTGTTCGAAATCGATTTACTGGAGCAAGTAGATCTCAGCTCGAAGATGTAAACGGGTACAG GGTTTGGCAGGAAGTTCCGGTGCTTGTTATTGTTAGCATGTTGGcatatttttgttttcttgagCAACTGTTG GTTACAAAAATGGGAACCGGTGCAATTGCCATATCTCTTCCATTTTCCTGTGTACTAGGCCTGCTCTCCTCCATGACATCATCAACCATGG TGAAGAGCAGGTTCATATGGATTTATGCATCTTTCCAGTTTGCTCTGGTGGTTCTCTTCGCGCATATATTTTACTCCTTG GTTCATGTGCAAGCAGTTCTATCAATCCTTCTTGCAACATTTGCTGGTTTCGGTGTGGTAATGAGTGTAAGCTCTTTCCTTGTTGAGCTTTTTAGATGGAGAAGGAGACGACAGGCTTCATTAGAGCAACAACATGGCCCTCTACCGATAACACAAGCAGGACAACAGCCTCGGCCTGCAAACACGCCACGATCAGGTGAATCCAACCACAATCAATCTATAGTGCAAAATTAA
- the LOC131606938 gene encoding uncharacterized protein LOC131606938 isoform X3, protein MISEENNKPVTDEDHDASLPVAHKDSDDSKGITEEITHVPPRKKQNLLLEIPTRTPEECSQDYVAIKIPMTPSPTPKRVNFLMTSRSVDAPMNNSPGSATSKGKSSLRNILPKLSFRSRTPADTEKANASAPDSGSREKPLISRSLSFSKIFTPRMKRTSSLPLEEIGHSNTESTHGGNGSVGGPLSQKRETRLKIARSLSMPANNKKDKSLRRMDSFFRVVSSTPRVKEGNELLSRSPAKDTEIEDAEDGEDIAEEEAVCRICLVELCEGGETFKLECSCKGELALAHQECAIKWFSIKGNRTCDVCKEDVRNLPVTLLRIQSVRNRFTGASRSQLEDVNGVWQEVPVLVIVSMLAYFCFLEQLLVTKMGTGAIAISLPFSCVLGLLSSMTSSTMVKSRFIWIYASFQFALVVLFAHIFYSLVHVQAVLSILLATFAGFGVVMSVSSFLVELFRWRRRRQASLEQQHGPLPITQAGQQPRPANTPRSGESNHNQSIVQN, encoded by the exons ATGATTTCTGAAGAAAATAATAAACCTGTCACTGATGAAGATCATGATGCTTCTCTTCCTGTTGCTCATAAg GATAGTGATGATTCGAAGGGGATAACGGAAGAAATCACGCATGTTCCTCCCCGGAAGAAGCAGAATCTTCTCTTGGAAATACCAACAAGAACACCAGAAGAGTGTTCACAGGATTATGTTGCAATCAAAATTCCAATGACACCGAGTCCTACTCCTAAGAGAGTGAATTTTCTGATGACTTCTCGGTCGGTCGATGCTCCGATGAATAATTCTCCTGGATCTGCAACATCAAAAGGAAAATCATCGTTAAGAAACATCCTACCGAAATTGAGCTTCAGGAGTAGGACACCAGCAGATACTGAAAAGGCGAACGCATCAGCTCCGGATTCAGGCTCTCGAGAAAAGCCTTTGATCTCGAGATCATTGTCGTTTAGTAAGATATTTACTCCTAGGATGAAAAGAACTTCATCATTGCCATTAGAAGAAATTGGACATTCAAATACTGAATCCACTCATGGTGGAAATGGAAGTGTTGGTGGTCCTTTGAGT CAGAAAAGAGAGACTCGACTTAAGATAGCGCGCTCTCTTTCAATGCCTGCCAACAACAAGAAGGACAAAAGCCTAAGGAGGATGGATTCTTTTTTTCGCGTCGTTTCTTCTACTCCCCGAGTAAAGGAAGGAAATGAATTGTTGAGCAGGTCTCCAGCAAAGGATACTG AAATCGAAGATGCTGAAGATGGCGAAGATATAGCTGAAGAGGAGGCAGTGTGTAGAATTTGTCTGGTTGAATTATGTGAAGGAGGCGAGACATTCAAGTTGGAATGTAGCTGCAAAGGTGAACTTGCTTTGGCTCACCAAGAATGTGCCATTAAATGGTTTAGTATAAAGGGTAATAGAACTTGTGATGTCTGCAAAGAGGATGTTAGAAACCTTCCTGTCACTCTGTTACGGATTCAAAGTGTTCGAAATCGATTTACTGGAGCAAGTAGATCTCAGCTCGAAGATGTAAACGG GGTTTGGCAGGAAGTTCCGGTGCTTGTTATTGTTAGCATGTTGGcatatttttgttttcttgagCAACTGTTG GTTACAAAAATGGGAACCGGTGCAATTGCCATATCTCTTCCATTTTCCTGTGTACTAGGCCTGCTCTCCTCCATGACATCATCAACCATGG TGAAGAGCAGGTTCATATGGATTTATGCATCTTTCCAGTTTGCTCTGGTGGTTCTCTTCGCGCATATATTTTACTCCTTG GTTCATGTGCAAGCAGTTCTATCAATCCTTCTTGCAACATTTGCTGGTTTCGGTGTGGTAATGAGTGTAAGCTCTTTCCTTGTTGAGCTTTTTAGATGGAGAAGGAGACGACAGGCTTCATTAGAGCAACAACATGGCCCTCTACCGATAACACAAGCAGGACAACAGCCTCGGCCTGCAAACACGCCACGATCAGGTGAATCCAACCACAATCAATCTATAGTGCAAAATTAA
- the LOC131606938 gene encoding uncharacterized protein LOC131606938 isoform X2, with translation MISEENNKPVTDEDHDASLPVAHKDSDDSKGITEEITHVPPRKKQNLLLEIPTRTPEECSQDYVAIKIPMTPSPTPKRVNFLMTSRSVDAPMNNSPGSATSKGKSSLRNILPKLSFRSRTPADTEKANASAPDSGSREKPLISRSLSFSKIFTPRMKRTSSLPLEEIGHSNTESTHGGNGSVGGPLSKRETRLKIARSLSMPANNKKDKSLRRMDSFFRVVSSTPRVKEGNELLSRSPAKDTEIEDAEDGEDIAEEEAVCRICLVELCEGGETFKLECSCKGELALAHQECAIKWFSIKGNRTCDVCKEDVRNLPVTLLRIQSVRNRFTGASRSQLEDVNGYRVWQEVPVLVIVSMLAYFCFLEQLLVTKMGTGAIAISLPFSCVLGLLSSMTSSTMVKSRFIWIYASFQFALVVLFAHIFYSLVHVQAVLSILLATFAGFGVVMSVSSFLVELFRWRRRRQASLEQQHGPLPITQAGQQPRPANTPRSGESNHNQSIVQN, from the exons ATGATTTCTGAAGAAAATAATAAACCTGTCACTGATGAAGATCATGATGCTTCTCTTCCTGTTGCTCATAAg GATAGTGATGATTCGAAGGGGATAACGGAAGAAATCACGCATGTTCCTCCCCGGAAGAAGCAGAATCTTCTCTTGGAAATACCAACAAGAACACCAGAAGAGTGTTCACAGGATTATGTTGCAATCAAAATTCCAATGACACCGAGTCCTACTCCTAAGAGAGTGAATTTTCTGATGACTTCTCGGTCGGTCGATGCTCCGATGAATAATTCTCCTGGATCTGCAACATCAAAAGGAAAATCATCGTTAAGAAACATCCTACCGAAATTGAGCTTCAGGAGTAGGACACCAGCAGATACTGAAAAGGCGAACGCATCAGCTCCGGATTCAGGCTCTCGAGAAAAGCCTTTGATCTCGAGATCATTGTCGTTTAGTAAGATATTTACTCCTAGGATGAAAAGAACTTCATCATTGCCATTAGAAGAAATTGGACATTCAAATACTGAATCCACTCATGGTGGAAATGGAAGTGTTGGTGGTCCTTTGAGT AAAAGAGAGACTCGACTTAAGATAGCGCGCTCTCTTTCAATGCCTGCCAACAACAAGAAGGACAAAAGCCTAAGGAGGATGGATTCTTTTTTTCGCGTCGTTTCTTCTACTCCCCGAGTAAAGGAAGGAAATGAATTGTTGAGCAGGTCTCCAGCAAAGGATACTG AAATCGAAGATGCTGAAGATGGCGAAGATATAGCTGAAGAGGAGGCAGTGTGTAGAATTTGTCTGGTTGAATTATGTGAAGGAGGCGAGACATTCAAGTTGGAATGTAGCTGCAAAGGTGAACTTGCTTTGGCTCACCAAGAATGTGCCATTAAATGGTTTAGTATAAAGGGTAATAGAACTTGTGATGTCTGCAAAGAGGATGTTAGAAACCTTCCTGTCACTCTGTTACGGATTCAAAGTGTTCGAAATCGATTTACTGGAGCAAGTAGATCTCAGCTCGAAGATGTAAACGGGTACAG GGTTTGGCAGGAAGTTCCGGTGCTTGTTATTGTTAGCATGTTGGcatatttttgttttcttgagCAACTGTTG GTTACAAAAATGGGAACCGGTGCAATTGCCATATCTCTTCCATTTTCCTGTGTACTAGGCCTGCTCTCCTCCATGACATCATCAACCATGG TGAAGAGCAGGTTCATATGGATTTATGCATCTTTCCAGTTTGCTCTGGTGGTTCTCTTCGCGCATATATTTTACTCCTTG GTTCATGTGCAAGCAGTTCTATCAATCCTTCTTGCAACATTTGCTGGTTTCGGTGTGGTAATGAGTGTAAGCTCTTTCCTTGTTGAGCTTTTTAGATGGAGAAGGAGACGACAGGCTTCATTAGAGCAACAACATGGCCCTCTACCGATAACACAAGCAGGACAACAGCCTCGGCCTGCAAACACGCCACGATCAGGTGAATCCAACCACAATCAATCTATAGTGCAAAATTAA